One part of the Chloroflexota bacterium genome encodes these proteins:
- a CDS encoding cytochrome b/b6 domain-containing protein, translating into MAVQVITIKEYKRFAAIQLIEHWFMVASFTVLAVTGIPQKFTGNGWAEALIAVMGGIETVRFAHHLSAIVMLLESIYHVIVVAYKIIVLRVRWSMFPQLQDAQDAVQAIKYNIGLTRQAPRCGRYNFGEKFEYWALVWGTLIMALTGFMLWNPIIASRIFSGDLIPTAKAAHGGEAILAVLAVVTWHFYNVHIKAFNKAMFTSRMSAHEMEEEHADEMERMDRGEHELLPPAETIRARRSLFLPVSILLSIALLYGVYLFISAETTAVSTVPPPVSRNQVFVPRPPTATPTRLPTATPAIKPAGTPAAPGATPAGSAAKLLPASHAGRNICQACHVSGVGGAPKNPADHAGRLDASCKDCHKGP; encoded by the coding sequence ATGGCCGTTCAAGTGATCACGATCAAAGAATACAAGCGCTTCGCGGCGATCCAGCTGATCGAGCACTGGTTCATGGTGGCGTCGTTCACCGTGCTGGCCGTGACCGGCATCCCGCAGAAGTTCACCGGCAACGGCTGGGCCGAGGCGCTGATCGCCGTGATGGGCGGCATCGAAACGGTGCGCTTCGCCCATCATCTGTCTGCGATTGTCATGCTGCTGGAATCGATCTATCACGTCATCGTCGTGGCGTACAAAATCATCGTCCTGCGCGTGCGCTGGTCGATGTTCCCGCAGTTGCAGGATGCGCAGGATGCCGTGCAGGCGATCAAGTACAACATCGGCCTGACCAGGCAGGCGCCGCGCTGCGGCCGCTACAACTTCGGCGAGAAGTTCGAGTACTGGGCGCTGGTGTGGGGCACGCTGATCATGGCGCTGACCGGCTTCATGCTCTGGAACCCGATCATCGCCTCGCGTATCTTCTCCGGCGACCTGATCCCGACGGCGAAGGCCGCGCACGGCGGCGAGGCGATCCTGGCTGTGCTGGCCGTGGTGACATGGCACTTCTACAACGTGCACATCAAAGCCTTCAACAAGGCGATGTTCACGAGCCGCATGTCTGCGCACGAGATGGAAGAAGAGCATGCGGACGAGATGGAGCGCATGGATCGCGGCGAACATGAACTGCTGCCGCCCGCCGAGACCATTCGCGCGCGTCGCAGCCTGTTCCTGCCGGTGTCGATTCTGCTGTCGATTGCGCTGCTGTACGGGGTCTACCTGTTCATCTCGGCGGAAACGACCGCCGTCAGCACCGTGCCGCCGCCGGTCTCGCGCAACCAGGTCTTCGTGCCGCGCCCGCCGACGGCCACGCCCACGCGGCTGCCAACCGCGACGCCGGCCATTAAACCCGCCGGCACACCGGCCGCGCCGGGCGCGACGCCCGCCGGCAGCGCGGCCAAATTGCTGCCGGCCAGCCATGCCGGGCGCAATATCTGTCAGGCGTGTCACGTCAGCGGCGTGGGCGGCGCGCCGAAGAACCCGGCCGATCATGCGGGCCGGCTTGACGCAAGCTGCAAGGACTGCCACAAGGGGCCGTAG